The sequence below is a genomic window from Synechococcus sp. PCC 7335.
ATGGTTTTGATATGTGGGATCAAAAGGCAGTGCTGATCGCAGGTAGAGAAGCGCAAATTAACGCAGCCTTTGTCCTGAACTGGTTTACGCCCTACATTTCCGTCCTCACTGATGGGAAATATCCTGTTAGCGAAGCGATGAAGGCTAAGCTAGCTGATCATGGCTATCCGCTTTACGAGTCGCCGATTGCTAAATTTGAAGGGGAAAACCATCAGCTAAGCGGTGTTACCCTACTTGATGGCACGACTGTAGAAGCGACTACTGGTCTGATCAGTATGGGATCTATCTATCACAATCACTATCTCAAAGGGATTGAGGAATTGACCTGGGATGGCGAGAATCTAGTCACCAACAATATGACTCAGACAACTCATGATCGCATCTTCGCTATTGGCGATCTAAAACAAGGGCTGAATCAAGTAACGATCGCGGTTGCCGATGGTACCAAAGCGGCCACTCAGATATGGCGAAATATTCGCCGTGCTAGCGAACCTCGTAAATGGGAAGCTAACATCAAGGAAAACAGCATTAAAGAAGTCGCTGTGGCTGCTCGCTAAGCGAGGATACGCTCTCCCACCTCATAGGTGGGACAAGAATTCCTTGGGATACATAGCGACTTTGAACAGATATTGGATAGGCTTGGCTATGAGAGTCATAGGCATAGCTCCACTCTTTCTCATAGATACCGACATCAATAAAGTAGTCTCCAGCTGCTATATCTAGACGGTCGATCAAGAGTCTGAGTGTACCTGAGCGCTCTAATAGCACAACAGTATGGGTAAGATCTGATGTTGTGACGTCTAGGTATTTCTGACCGTCTAGCCCATGAATAGACAAACTGAAGTTGGCTGAGTCTACCCGATGCTCGTTTTTGTAGTCGATCTCTATGCAGAGAGGATCGCCTGTGGTGAGTAGGTCGCTAGGTAAAGCACGAACGTCTACGATTTCTACTTTCAAAGAGCCAAATCGATTATCGTTCGTTCTCAAAGGAATTCCTGAGCGGGTCGTTGTTTCAGGTAGATTTGGAGTAATCCTCTGAGTTTTTGCCATCATGTCTGTAGCATACTGATCTGTGACAGCATTTGGTTCCCCGTATGCTCTAACTGTGCCTTTTTTTAGCCATAAGGCGCGATCGCATAGCCGCTTTACCTGGTCAATATCGTGCGAGACCAGCACGATGGCACAGCCCTGCGCCTTCATTTGAGTAATACGAGTCAAGCACTTTGTTTGAAAAGAGATATCACCTACTGATAGGAACTCGTCTACTAGCAGGATATTAGGATCGGTATGAACTGCAACTGAGAATGCTAGTCGCATCATCATTCCAGTGCTGTAGGTACGTACCGGATTATCAATAAATCCTTCTAACTCGGCAAATTCAACAATACGATCAAATCGGCGAGCAACTTCACAGCGGGGTAGTCCGGCAACAATCGCAGTGACAAAGACATTTTCTCGGCCAGTCAAATCTCCATGAAACCCGGCACTTAAATCAAGTAGTGCCCCGACCCGGCCGCGCATAGTCAGTTTGCCCTCGGTAGGGTGAGCGACTTTTCCTAGCAGCTGTAGTAACGTAGATTTTCCAGCCCCATTGTGGCCAATAACGCCTACCATCTCGCCTACAGCCACTTCAAAGCTGACACCTTTAAGCGCCCAAAAATCTTCAATAGGCTTGACTTGCCGCAAACCAGATAGCGCAGCTTCCATCAGAGTAGTTGGCTTCTTGGCATGATAGCGATTAAACCGCTTACCCAGATTTTCAACGAAGACAGCGCTTTCCATCCAAATCTCCTCTACTTAGATTTCTTCTATGAAACTCAAACTTTGTCGCTTGAATACTTTGTATCCAATGGGTAGCAGTATCAGCGTCATGCCAGCCACTATCATCAAAGCGCTCCAGTCTGGCTGCTCACCTTGAATCAAAATCTGTCGGTAGCTTTGGACTAAAGGCACCATTGGATTGAGTTCGTAGAGTCGCCGATATCTATCAGGAATGCTACCAGACTCATAGAAGATGGGTGTGAGATAGAACAGCAGCTGGAGTAGAACACCTAGCGTATGCTGAGTGTCACGAAAGGTGACATTGAGTGAAGCAAGAAGATATGAGAAAGCAACTGTTAAACAAAACTGTAGTAGCTGAAGTAGCGGCAAAAGTAGAATTAGTGGTGTCAGTTGCACACCATCAATCAGTAAAAAAACAAATAGGATGGGGAGTGCTAGGACAAAATGGATGAGTCCGGTAGTGACTACGATGACAGGTAAAATTGTGTTTGGAAAACCTGGCTGTCGAATCAGTGGACGACTGTTGATGATGACACCGGTCGCCTGAAATAAACAGGTCTGAAACCAGTTCCAGACCAGCAGTCCGGTAAATACGTAAGAAGCATACTGAGGAATATCAATTTTAATAATGACTTGAAAAACAAAGATAAAAACCAGCAGCTGCAGCAGAGGACTAATTAGAGTCCAAGCAATGCCCAACGTAGAGCGCTTATACATCAGCTTCATATCGCGATCAACTAGCGATCGCAACAGATCCCAGAGATATCGAAAGCGCCATCGACGGCTCAAGTTATTTTGTGAAGATTGAGGGCTCATCAGCTAACACGATTTTTGGCAAGTTGAAGTGGCTTATTAACTTTGAACCTTATTGACTTTGAATCATGTAGGCGTCACTAGTTTCTTCATCGTGAGATACCCATTCGCTGCGGCCTTCTTTGCTCACGCGCAAACGCGATCGCCACAGCGACCACGGCCCCGCCAAGTTGCCCCAGATTTCCAGCAAAATCAAAGAAAGTGGGTAATCACTCTTTCGTAGCAATAGTTTGACGATTCGATAAGCATGGTAGGTAGGAAGTCCTACAAAAATTTGATAGAGTCCGCGCCAGTCACCGTCTCTTAACCAAGTTGTCAGGTTATAGGAGACATGACCTTTGCTATAGCCATATAGCTGACGGCGTAGCGCTTTATTATCCTGGCGATGTTTGTGCCATAGATAGGCAGAAGGCTCGTACAGCAGCGTATAGCCTGCTTTGATAGTTTTGTAGAAAAGATAGGTATCCTCGCCAACGCCAGAAGGCATGCCAGGTCCTAGCGCTTCATCCATTAGACCAATTTCAGCAACTGAAAATATGCTGGCTCTAAAAGCAGCATTAGCAGTTGCACCCAAGCTCCATGTAGGAATCGCATAGCGAGGAGATTCTTCGAACCAGTCAGCGTTAACTTCTTGGGAAACAAACCCTCTACCCAGTCCGCCGTATTTTTCAAAAAACTGCTGAGATGGCGTTTCTAACTGTAGTGGCAAGACATTGCCAGTCACAATCATCACATCTGCTCGAACAAAGGGAGCCACTAGCTTTTCTAACCAATCTTCAGGAATAGTCACATCATCGTCTGTGGCGATGATGATATCGCCAGTGCAAGCGGAGAATCCAGCATTACGTGCGTAAGCTAATCCTTGTCTCGTCTCGCGCACCAGCTTGACCTCAGGAAAATCTGCAACAATAGGCGGAGTCAAGTTTGAACTTGGGTGATTGTCAACGACAACAATTTCTACTTCGCGATCAGTCTTTTGCGCCTGCAAGCAAGTCAAACAGTTACGCAAATCGTCTGGCCTATCGAAGGTTGCTAGGTTAATTGAAACTTTAACGCCTTTAGGTAGCTTCGTTTTTTCTAAATTGGTTTTTTCTAAATTGGTTTTCTCTAAATTAGCTGAGGCACTGTAGCGATCCGATAGCACAGCGTAGGCTCTATAGTAAGGATTTCTATCGTCGTTAGGATCAAGATCTAGCAATCTATAAAGGATTGTCTCTGGAGAGTCGGTATCCTCACTCTTTGAAAGAAGATAGTACTCTAGAGTACTAACACCGATCGATTTATATCCATTTGTAATATCTCTAGCGCAAAGGGGATGCCCTTGCCACGAAAAGAAAACGCGAACCTGGCTGTACTGCTCAACGTCTGTAATAGGCTGTAGTGAGCTTTCTAGCCGAACGTGACGGACAGCTATACTGCCTACTAACTTTTGCTTACCTTGCTTTTTGTCAGGTGATTCCTGAGAGGGCTGGTCCGTAGATTTAGTTAGCTCTTGAGTAAGCTCCGGCAGGCGACGGAATCGCTGTTTATATTGTTCAATGTGGCTAAGTCCTGGACTTTGAGAATTCCGTTCATTATCATCGGCATCATTGGCTACTTTCTCAACCTGACGCCGCGCTTTGGCATATCGAAACAGCCCCACAAAGCTACCTTTCAGCTCTGCCCAGACTAGCTCTGCTGGAACCTTTGTAGGATGCTTGAAAGAGATCCAAGCGCGTCGAAGATGCCAGGAGACAAACCAATATAGACCTATCGTCAAAAACTGGAAGAAAGATTCAGGATAGCAAGCCATACCACAGGCCCAATAGGCGTAGAAGCCAATACCATTGCTGGCGATCTGAGTTTTTAGCTTCTCATAACTACGACGATGGCAGTGCCTCACCATAGCAGTAGGCACATAAGCTAGAAGATTGTTGCTTTCAACGACCCTGAAGAACATTTCGAGATCTCCCCCGCCGTTAGTGACCGTGCCTACATCTAGGGCCGGATCGAATCCGCCAATTTCTTTGAAGATAGATCGTCGATAGGCCATATTAGCGCCCGTGCCATACTGTCCGGCGCCAGTCATCCACCAGGGAATCGGTTGCCCATCAGGCACCCAGTATTCTTGATAGTCAAAGCCTTTGCCGAATCCACCATAAGCTTCAAATAAGACCTGAGCTTCGGTTTCTAGCTCATAGGGAACAACCAGGCCTGTGACCGCCATCACGTTCTCGTTTTCAAAGACTTGAGCGATCGCCTTTACCCACCCCGCATCTACCACCACATCATCATCGGTGTAGGCAATAATCTCACCTTTAGCCTCTAGAATAGCTCGGTTCCGGGCCCAGTCCAATCCTGGATTAGGCTCTTGGACATAGCGAACTTGAGGATAGTCGGCTGCGATTAACGCCTTAGTTGCTTCCGTCTGAGGCGCGTTATCAACTACTAGGACATCTAGCTGAGGATAGTCTAGCTGAGAGATAGCGTCTAGACAGCGCCGAATATCTTCAGGGCGATCACGTGTACAAACAGCTATCGTTACGAGCGGCCACTCACCGTCGTATTCGACTGGCGGCAAGTCAATGAGTTCTTCTAGTTTTAGTGACTCTAGCTGCTTTGGAGAAGCCAACCCATTCTTCAAGAGCTGAGTGATAATTGCTGAACCTAGCTGCGCTAAAATGAGCTCGCTAAGCGTGGCCCCACTACATTCACCCAGAGTTACTGGCGCTCTAACGTATCCAAGTGGTACACCATACAGTCGAACCAGTCCCTGAACACCCATATAACCAGCAAGTTCTGTCAGTGTAGAGATAGGTTCAGAAAGTTCGATATCAACAACTTTTATAGGATGTAACATGATTAGATTCTTGGGGGCTGGAGTAAATGCAGCTATTGTGACTGGGACTAGATTTTGTTACTACTAGATCTTCGATAAAGTCCGATGTAGCACAGACCCTACAAAGAGTTTGAGAGAAACTTTTGGGTGATGGACTTTTGTAGAGTTAATTGCATGGAAAAGCCTATTCAAAGGCACTTCAGATGAAGAAAGACTAAATATGTCAGTTGACTTTCGAGTATGTCGATTTTGAGCATTCCGATCTAGTCGCCCAATCAAGCTTTGAAACGGTAGAAGATATAGTCCTGGTCGCAGCAGTACTAGAGGATCAGTTTTGATAGCCCTGCGCAGCCAAGAAAGAGTCTTACGGAAGGAACCTGTTTGATTACACTGCTGCGCCAGATAAAGATAGAAGCTGCTCTTAGAAAGACGATATAGGTACTTAGGAATCTGAGGATGTTTCTTTTGAACAGATGCCAGCATCACCTGTTGCGATCTAGCCATTTGATTGAAGTCTTGAGACATACTGCTAGCAATTTTGCGATATCCTACCAGAAACTCTGGGACTACTTCGAATTCACACTGCCCAGCCAAACGCAAGTACAAATCCCAATCTTCGCATCCTTGAGCTTCACAGTTCCTCAGCTCGGTGCTGTAGCCACCAACTTGATCTAGATACGTCTTTCGAATCAGCGTGGAGCTAGCATTACCTAGAAAGTTATGGCAGATCAGTGTTTTCAAAACATTTCCACTAATCCTGGCAGCATGGAATCCACCAGTAGGCTGGCCTTGCTTATCAATGTCTATCGACCAGGTATACACAACGCCTGCTTGTGGCGCTAGCAGACGAAACTTATCAACCAGTTTTTCTAATGTATTTTGACACCACACATCGTCAGCGTCGATTGGGGCGATGAATACTCCGTTAGCTGCTCGAATCCCTACATTTCGAGCGTTCGCGACCCCCTGATTAGGCTGTTGTAGAAGCTGAATTCGACTGTCATGCTGTGCTAAGGCTTCAACGATAGCGGATGTGTGATCGCTAGATCCATCATCAACCACCCACACTTCTAAATTGCGGTAAGTCTGAGCGCTAATAGACGCTAGCGTCCTGGTGATAAAGGTTTCTGCATTATAGGCCGGTACAATCACAGAGACTAGAGGTTCTGCTGATAGTAGAGACTCTTTATCTACAGACTTATGCATTTACGATTAGAGTTTCCTTTTAAGAGTGATTCGAGCTATGCCGCTTTTGATGCCACTGCCAGGCATGATCGATAATGTCTACTAACTCTGGGTAGCGAGGTTGCCATCCCAGTAGAGTAGCCGCTTTATCGCTATTGCCAACTAAAGCCGGCGGATCGCCCGGTCGTCTGGCTTCTTCGACGACCTCAATCGGACGACCTGTCACCGCTTTAGCGGTCTCGATCACCTGTCGAACTGAAAAGCCACTACCATTGCTTAGGTTGATTTTCTGGCTGGAGTTGCCTTGCAAAAGATGGTCTAGTCCCAGCACATGAGCATCTGCTAGGTCGCTCACGTGAATATAGTCTCGGATGCAGGTACCGTCAGCTGTAGGATAATCTTTCCCGAAGATTGAGACCGAATCGCGTTTCTGTGCTGCTGCTAGCACCAGTGGAATCAGATGCGTTTCTGGCATGTGGTCTTCTCCGAGATCACCTGATGGATCTGCTCCGGCCGCATTGAAGTAGCGAAAGCAAACTGATTTGAGACCATAGGCCCGGTCAAAATCATCTAAGATTTGCTCAACCATCAGCTTAGTCTTGCCATACGGATTGACTGGCCGCTTATCATGCGTTTCCAAGATTGGTAGCGTATCGGGGACGCCGTAGATAGCACAGGTTGAGGAAAATACCAACTTATCAATGCCGGCCTCAACCATCGCCTCTAGTAGCGTCAGTGTGGCACAGACGTTGTTGGCATAATATTTTGCAGGGTTGGTGGCAGATTCTCCAACGTAGGCATAGGCCGCAAAATGGACAACCGCTGCCACTGAATAGGTTGAAAATAGTTGTTCTAGAAGAGCGCGATCACCTATATCACCTTCGATCAACTTGGTTTTGAGAACGTTCTTGACTAGGTCTCGGTGTCCATAAATAAGGTTGTCAAGGATCACAACCTCATACCCAGCTGCCTGCAAAGCCTTAACGGTATGAGAACCAATATATCCACCGCCACCTGTCACTAGCACTGTCTGTGTTTTCGACTCTTCTAAAAGCTGCATGTTGTCTCTTGATACATTCAGATTCGGTAGATATTTTGGCAAGATTTGATTTCTTCAATCCTCATCTGCATAGCCTGCCTAAACATAGGCCATGATTCTCTGAAGAATAGTTGACAGTCGATAGGATGTACATTGCATCCGAGCTGCTATCACCCATTCATCTGTGAAGCTTGACGTGTTGTCATATAACAAAGTACTAACTTAGCCAAGCACAAATACGTAGTCGCTAAAGCTATAGATGCACAAATCATTAACAAACTGCTAAGAACATAGAGAACACATGAAGTGAACTATGCTACCTATTCCTTACCAAGCACCATGGCCGCTTAATAACGGCCTGCTGATGACACTTTATGTAGGGTTGCGCGCTAGCAAAAATTGGGAAAAGACGCTTACACAGCCTGAACCGACTTATCACGAGAAGATCTTTACAGGCGCACAAGCAGTGCCTATCTTTGGACTAGTGGCTATTCCACCTCATCCAATCGGGACAGTTGTGGGTACCTACGGTATCACAGGCGACCTAGAAGACCAGTGGTTTTTGAGACTGATGGCTCGTAAAGCCTATGCACGTGGCTACGCGGTCGTCATCTTTGACTGGCGCGCTCATGGTAAAACAGCAAAGCTTTCGCCAGCATTGACCTCTGATGGACTCTATGAAGGGGAAGATTTTGTCCGGATCGCAGCAGCGGCTAAGCATATGGGCGCTCCGGCACCGTTTTGGTTCACAGGATTTTCTTTGGGAGGGCTGCTAGCTCTATGGGGGATCAAAGCAGCGCAAGAGCTTTCTGCATGGGGAGCTGATCTGGGTATAGATAGCGAAGAAATTGCTGGGGGAGCAGTGATCTCTCCGGCGCTAGAGTCCTTGCGATCGCTAACCTATCTTGCTCAAGCTCCCTTAGGAAAGTATCTTGAAAAAGCCATTACCCGCAAACTTAAACAGCTGCTTAATCAACTGCAAGCAGACCATCCCACTGCCTTTGACTCTGCTGCTGTAGACCGGGTCAATAGCATTTGGTCTTTTGACCAGGAAATAGTGATTCCCCGACTAGGTTTCAAATCCGTGGCTGACTACTATCTTGCTACCAGCGGCCTCTATATATTGCCAGCACTCACTAAACCAACCTTTATTCTCTATGCCGCAGATGATCCGCTCTTCGATCCAACGCTTGTTCCAGATATCGAGTCCGCCTGCGCAAACAACCCAGCTATCGATCTGTCCACGAGCGAACATGGGGGACATGTGGGCTTTATTAGCTCGTCTATGTGCCAACAAAAATATCGGGACATCGATCAGTGGTGGGCGTGGAATAGAATTCTAGAGTGGTTTGGAGCTAGTACTCCTTAGCACCTCAAGCAACTGAGGAACGGGGTGCGCACCTTCGACCTCTTCAAAGGTTGCTCATTAAAGGTTGCTCATTTGTTTAGAGAGTACAAAGGTTTAGGAAGCGGGCTCTTCAGCTGTGATAAGTTGTTTTTTACTTGGATAACAATAGATAGTAGATAGTCACCAATAGTCATCCGCACAGCTACAGGTCTTGTCGGCTTGTATCCGATAGAAGACGCTGATTGGAGGCTTTCACAGCGATTTGACAAAGGCAGCATAAATTTAGGGACACCTAAGAATGTCAGCAGTCTCCTGGTCAACAGAAGAAAGGTTACGTCTTGCAAAGCTCCAGGACTACTGCATCCTAGATACGCTTCCTGATACAACCTACAATGAGCTCGCTGAGCTAGCCGCCCATGTCTGTCAGATGCCAGCGGGTTTGGTCACTTTTGTCGATACTAATCGCTTGTGGGTGAAGGCTAGAGTGGGCGCTGATATTAGCGAAACACCTCGCTACCTAGCGTTTTGCGATCAGACTATTCGACATGTAGACACGCTAGTCATCGAAGATGCTCAGCAACACCCTGAGTTTCGCAACAATCCACTGGTCGTAGGTCCACCTTACGTCCGGTTCTACGCAGGGCATCCGCTCATAACACCTGATGGTTATGCACTCGGGACGCTTTGCGTACTTGACTATCAGCCAAGACGAATGAGCCCGCAGCAAATAAACGCGCTTAGGATGCTCAGCCATCAGGTCGTAGCGCAAATGGAAC
It includes:
- a CDS encoding NAD(P)/FAD-dependent oxidoreductase yields the protein MKLNSANIETKLDTLYDAVVVGGGMGGLSAAIYLARYGLKCLVIEKGRGRSVWMQETRNYLGINPDMPGAKILSHGTQQAIGWGADHLRAFVENVTDEGETFAIDVTVGKKNGKSYRLHSKYVIAASGVMDVLPKLEDMQNVYDYAGYTLHVCMICDGFDMWDQKAVLIAGREAQINAAFVLNWFTPYISVLTDGKYPVSEAMKAKLADHGYPLYESPIAKFEGENHQLSGVTLLDGTTVEATTGLISMGSIYHNHYLKGIEELTWDGENLVTNNMTQTTHDRIFAIGDLKQGLNQVTIAVADGTKAATQIWRNIRRASEPRKWEANIKENSIKEVAVAAR
- a CDS encoding ABC transporter ATP-binding protein, producing MESAVFVENLGKRFNRYHAKKPTTLMEAALSGLRQVKPIEDFWALKGVSFEVAVGEMVGVIGHNGAGKSTLLQLLGKVAHPTEGKLTMRGRVGALLDLSAGFHGDLTGRENVFVTAIVAGLPRCEVARRFDRIVEFAELEGFIDNPVRTYSTGMMMRLAFSVAVHTDPNILLVDEFLSVGDISFQTKCLTRITQMKAQGCAIVLVSHDIDQVKRLCDRALWLKKGTVRAYGEPNAVTDQYATDMMAKTQRITPNLPETTTRSGIPLRTNDNRFGSLKVEIVDVRALPSDLLTTGDPLCIEIDYKNEHRVDSANFSLSIHGLDGQKYLDVTTSDLTHTVVLLERSGTLRLLIDRLDIAAGDYFIDVGIYEKEWSYAYDSHSQAYPISVQSRYVSQGILVPPMRWESVSSLSEQPQRLL
- a CDS encoding ABC transporter permease, encoding MSPQSSQNNLSRRWRFRYLWDLLRSLVDRDMKLMYKRSTLGIAWTLISPLLQLLVFIFVFQVIIKIDIPQYASYVFTGLLVWNWFQTCLFQATGVIINSRPLIRQPGFPNTILPVIVVTTGLIHFVLALPILFVFLLIDGVQLTPLILLLPLLQLLQFCLTVAFSYLLASLNVTFRDTQHTLGVLLQLLFYLTPIFYESGSIPDRYRRLYELNPMVPLVQSYRQILIQGEQPDWSALMIVAGMTLILLPIGYKVFKRQSLSFIEEI
- a CDS encoding glycosyltransferase family 2 protein, which produces MLHPIKVVDIELSEPISTLTELAGYMGVQGLVRLYGVPLGYVRAPVTLGECSGATLSELILAQLGSAIITQLLKNGLASPKQLESLKLEELIDLPPVEYDGEWPLVTIAVCTRDRPEDIRRCLDAISQLDYPQLDVLVVDNAPQTEATKALIAADYPQVRYVQEPNPGLDWARNRAILEAKGEIIAYTDDDVVVDAGWVKAIAQVFENENVMAVTGLVVPYELETEAQVLFEAYGGFGKGFDYQEYWVPDGQPIPWWMTGAGQYGTGANMAYRRSIFKEIGGFDPALDVGTVTNGGGDLEMFFRVVESNNLLAYVPTAMVRHCHRRSYEKLKTQIASNGIGFYAYWACGMACYPESFFQFLTIGLYWFVSWHLRRAWISFKHPTKVPAELVWAELKGSFVGLFRYAKARRQVEKVANDADDNERNSQSPGLSHIEQYKQRFRRLPELTQELTKSTDQPSQESPDKKQGKQKLVGSIAVRHVRLESSLQPITDVEQYSQVRVFFSWQGHPLCARDITNGYKSIGVSTLEYYLLSKSEDTDSPETILYRLLDLDPNDDRNPYYRAYAVLSDRYSASANLEKTNLEKTNLEKTKLPKGVKVSINLATFDRPDDLRNCLTCLQAQKTDREVEIVVVDNHPSSNLTPPIVADFPEVKLVRETRQGLAYARNAGFSACTGDIIIATDDDVTIPEDWLEKLVAPFVRADVMIVTGNVLPLQLETPSQQFFEKYGGLGRGFVSQEVNADWFEESPRYAIPTWSLGATANAAFRASIFSVAEIGLMDEALGPGMPSGVGEDTYLFYKTIKAGYTLLYEPSAYLWHKHRQDNKALRRQLYGYSKGHVSYNLTTWLRDGDWRGLYQIFVGLPTYHAYRIVKLLLRKSDYPLSLILLEIWGNLAGPWSLWRSRLRVSKEGRSEWVSHDEETSDAYMIQSQ
- a CDS encoding glycosyltransferase family A protein, with the protein product MHKSVDKESLLSAEPLVSVIVPAYNAETFITRTLASISAQTYRNLEVWVVDDGSSDHTSAIVEALAQHDSRIQLLQQPNQGVANARNVGIRAANGVFIAPIDADDVWCQNTLEKLVDKFRLLAPQAGVVYTWSIDIDKQGQPTGGFHAARISGNVLKTLICHNFLGNASSTLIRKTYLDQVGGYSTELRNCEAQGCEDWDLYLRLAGQCEFEVVPEFLVGYRKIASSMSQDFNQMARSQQVMLASVQKKHPQIPKYLYRLSKSSFYLYLAQQCNQTGSFRKTLSWLRRAIKTDPLVLLRPGLYLLPFQSLIGRLDRNAQNRHTRKSTDIFSLSSSEVPLNRLFHAINSTKVHHPKVSLKLFVGSVLHRTLSKI
- the galE gene encoding UDP-glucose 4-epimerase GalE, coding for MQLLEESKTQTVLVTGGGGYIGSHTVKALQAAGYEVVILDNLIYGHRDLVKNVLKTKLIEGDIGDRALLEQLFSTYSVAAVVHFAAYAYVGESATNPAKYYANNVCATLTLLEAMVEAGIDKLVFSSTCAIYGVPDTLPILETHDKRPVNPYGKTKLMVEQILDDFDRAYGLKSVCFRYFNAAGADPSGDLGEDHMPETHLIPLVLAAAQKRDSVSIFGKDYPTADGTCIRDYIHVSDLADAHVLGLDHLLQGNSSQKINLSNGSGFSVRQVIETAKAVTGRPIEVVEEARRPGDPPALVGNSDKAATLLGWQPRYPELVDIIDHAWQWHQKRHSSNHS
- a CDS encoding YheT family hydrolase, whose translation is MLPIPYQAPWPLNNGLLMTLYVGLRASKNWEKTLTQPEPTYHEKIFTGAQAVPIFGLVAIPPHPIGTVVGTYGITGDLEDQWFLRLMARKAYARGYAVVIFDWRAHGKTAKLSPALTSDGLYEGEDFVRIAAAAKHMGAPAPFWFTGFSLGGLLALWGIKAAQELSAWGADLGIDSEEIAGGAVISPALESLRSLTYLAQAPLGKYLEKAITRKLKQLLNQLQADHPTAFDSAAVDRVNSIWSFDQEIVIPRLGFKSVADYYLATSGLYILPALTKPTFILYAADDPLFDPTLVPDIESACANNPAIDLSTSEHGGHVGFISSSMCQQKYRDIDQWWAWNRILEWFGASTP